The Pseudonocardia sp. HH130630-07 DNA window GCTGATACCCACATGATCGTCCGTACCCTCGACGAGATCACCGACACCGAGCGCGACGTCAAGTCCGAGAACGGGCAGTGGCGCAGCAAGCGGATCGTGCTGGCGAACGACAAGGTGGGGTTCTCGGTCCACGAGACCACCCTCGAAGCCGGGACGATCAACGACTTCTGGTACGCCAACCACATCGAGGCCGTCTTCATCACCCAGGGTGAGGGCGAGCTCTACGACAAGGACAACGACGTCACCTACCAGCTGGCGCCGGGCTCCATCTACGTGCTGAGCGGTAACGAGCGCCACCAGCTGCGCCCGAAGACCCAGATCAAGTGCGTCTGCGTCTTCAACCCGCCGGTCACCGGCCGGGAGGTCCACGACGAGAACGGGGTCTACCCGCTCGTCGTCGAGGACTGAGCTACAACCACCGTCTCGAGGGGCGTTTCCGCTGCCCGGCAGCGGGAACGCCCCTCGCGGTCTAGATACAGGCCGATCCCGGGAAAGGACATCGCACCACCGCTAGGAGGACCGCCCGTGACCGCTGTCGCCGGCAGTACGAACCTCGACCCCCAGCCCGACACCCGCAGCCTGCGCGCCGACCGCTACCCCACGCGCGTCTCCGGGACCCCCGCCTTCGTCGACCGCGCCGAGCCCACCGTCTGGGGCGGCCGGGCGAGCGCCGGGATGTTCGGGGCCCAGGAGCTCGACGCGCACGAGCGCGACGGCTTCGTCGGCGTCCCCGCGCTGCTCACCGCCGACGAGGTGACCGAGTACCAGGCCGAGCTGGAGCGGCTCGCGACCGACCCGGACGTGCGCGCCGACGAGCGCTGCGTGGTGGAGAAGTCGTCCGACGAGGTCCGCTCGATCTTCGAGGTGCACCGCATCTCGGACGCGATCGGCCGGCTGGTCCGTGACGAGCGGGTGCTGTCCCGGGCCCGCCAGATCCTCGGCTCCGACGTCTACGTCCACCAGAGCCGGATCAACTACAAGCCGGGCCTGCGCGGCGGGGGATTCTACTGGCACTCCGACTTCGAGACCTGGCACGCCGAGGACGGGATGCCCGGTCCGCGGGCGGTCAGCTGCTCGATCTCGCTGACCGACAACCACCCGTTCAACGGCTGCCTGATGATCATGCCGGGATCGCACCGGACGTTCGTGTCCTGCGTGGGGCGCACGCCGGAGGACAACCACGTCTCGTCGCTGCGCGAGCAGGAGGCCGGCACCCCGGACGCCGGGTCGATCTCGGCGCTCGCGCAGCGGCACGGCATCGCGATGATGACCGGCGCGGCGGGCGCGGCGACGTTCTTCGACTCGAACTGCATGCACGGCTCGGGCGACAACATCACCCCGTACCCGCGCTCGAACATCTTCCTGGTGTTCAACAGCGTCGAGAACGCGTGTGGTGAGCCGTTCGCCGCGCCGCGGCCGCGACCGGCCCACATCGGTGCCCGGGACACCACACCGGTCCGCTGATCCGTGCCGCTGCACACCGCGGGGCGCGGGATAGGGCACCCTTGGTGGCGTGACCCCAGAGGGTGATCCCGCCTCCCGTGCCCCGTCCCCGCCGGACCCGGGTCTGTCGGAGCTCCTGGGCGGCCGGGCCGGTGCGGTCGACGCGTCGGTCCCGGTCGTCGCGTTCGCGCTCGGCTGGGTGGTCGCGGGGACCGCGGGCTCGGCGTTCGGCGTCAACTGGGGCGCGGGTGCGGCGATCGTGGCCGGGGCCGCGGTGGCGCTGTGGCGGCTGCGCCAGGGCCGCAGGCCGCGCGCGGTGCTGTTCGGGCTGGCCGGCGTCGTCGTCGCGGCCGGGGTGGCGCTGCTGACCGGCCGGGCGTCGGACTTCTTCCTGGTCCAGATCGTGTCGAACATGGGCAGCGCGCTGGTGTGGGCGATCTCGATCGTCGTCCGGTGGCCGTTGCTCGGCGTGGTCCTGGGTACGGCGCTCGGGCAGCGGAGCCGTTGGCGCCGCGATCCGGACCTCCTGCGGGGCTACCAGCGGGCGTCCTGGGCGTGGGTGCTCCAGTACGTGGTGCGGCTGGCGGTCTTCATCCCGTTGTGGGCGGCCGATCAGGTCGTGCTGCTCGCGCTCGCCCGCACCGTGCTGAGCCCCGCGCTGGTCGGGCTCAGCCTGCTCGTGTCGTGGCCGTTGCTGCGTACGGCGCTGCCCGGCGATCACCCGGGGATTCGTCACCCCCGGTGACAGGTGCCGACGGCGGGTGACGCTAGTATCGTGACCTCGCCGTGACCTTTCACTCGGACGGGTGACGGTTCGCACATCCGGTGATCATCCGGCGCGTTCGCCCGTGCCCGGACGTTCCCACCTGCAGGAGCACCTCCGCCGACGACTGCTGCAAGGAGCCATGGCACACCAGCGTCCCCCGGAGCCCGACCCGCGTCGCGGCGTTCCCGGCCCGAACCGCCCCGTACCCCCCAGCCGCACCGGGCACCCGGTGGCCGCCCCGGAGACGCCCCGCGTCCCGGACCAGCGGCGCACCGCGTCGTCGCGGCCGCAGCGTCCCGGACCACCCGGTCCGCCCCGGCAGGGCGTGCCCCGGCCGACCCGGGTCGTGCCCGGGCCGGGGGTCCCGCCGGGGACGCCGCCCGGCGGGCAGCCGGGGGCGCGCCCGGCCGGTGCCGCGGCGCCGCTACCGGCGACCGGCCCCGGGGGCCCGAACGGCCCGGTCGGCGGGGACCGGCCGGGACCCGGCGGCGGAACCGCCGCCGCCTCCCCGTCGCCGACGACCGCGGCGGGCGGTGAGACGACGTCGCTGAAGGCGGACCTGAGCCCGACCAAGATCGCGGCCGGTGCCGGGGCGGCCATCGTCACGGCGATCCTCGGGTCGTTCCTCGGCGCCGTCGGGACCATCGTCGGCGCGGCGCTGGGCTCGATCATCTCGACGCTCGCGACGACCCTGTTCACCCGCTCGATCGAGGTGAGCAGGAACAAGGCCCTGGAGATCAAGGACAAGGCCGCGGCCCGCAAGGGCCGGGGTGTCGCCGGCACGGTCGCGGCGGCCGGGCACCCGGGCGGTCCCAGCGGCTCCACCGGTGAGGAGACGGTCCTGCTGGACCCGTCGCAGGCCCCCGGGCAGCCGTCCGGCGGTCGCGGCGGCTGGCGCCGGGTCCGGGTGACCCGGCGGACGGTGATCGTGGCCGCGGTGCTCGGGCTGGTCACGTTCGGCGTCTCGATGTTCCTGATCACCGGGATCGAGGTGGTCAAGGGCTCGTCGCTGGCGGGCACCAGCTCCGGCACCTCGGTCGGCCGGGTGGTCTCCGGCCCGCCGCCGGCCGAGCCCGCCGACGACGGCAGCGGTTCCACCGGCGGTTCGGAGTCCACGACCGAGAGCTCGGAGTCCTCGACCAGCAGCAGCTCGGAGACCTCGACCGACAGCACCGGCAGCAGCACCGGCGAGTCCGGTGAGCAGACCGGGGAGAACGGCTCGCGCGGCGAGAACCCGCTCCAGGAGGGCCTGAACCGGGTGCTGCCGACGCAGCAGCCCGAGTCCGGCCGGCAGCAGTCGGACCGCTCGGGTCAGGACGGCGAGGGCTCCTCGAACTGACCGGAGCCGCCGGGCAGCCGCTTCCGCAACCGGGCGGCGGCGGCGCCCGGGTCCTCGGCCCCGGTGATCGCACGGACGACGACGATCCGCTCCGCCCCGGCCGCGAGGACCTCGTCGAGGCGCTGCTCGTCGATGCCGCCGATCGCGAACCACGGCCGCTCCGGCGCCCGGCCGGCGACGGTGCGCACCAGGTCGAGGCCGGGGGCGGGGCGGCCGGGCTTCGTCGGCGTCGGCCAGCACGGCCCGGCACAGAAGTAGTCGATCCCCGGCTCGCCGGCCGCCCGCAGGGTCTCCTCCGCGCTGTGCGACGACCGCCCGAGGAGCACCTCGTCGCCGACCACCCGCCGGGCCCAGTGCACCGGCAGGTCGTCCTGGCCGAGGTGCAGGACGTCCGCGCCGGCGGCCAGCGCGACGTCCGCCCGGTCGTTCACCGCGAGCAGGGCGCCGTGCCGGCGGCAGGCGTCGGCCAGGATCTCCAGCGCGGCGAGCTCGGCCGCGGCCTCCAGCGGGCCCTGGGGCCCGCCCTTGTCCCGGAGCTGCACGACGTCGACCCCGCCGCCGAGCGCGGCGTCGGCGAACGCGGCCAGGTCACCCCGCTCGGTGCGGGCGTCGGTACACAGGTAGAGCCGCGCGTCCTGCAGGCGGGCGAGCCGCGCGGCGCGGGAGCCGGTACGGGAATCGGTGTCGGGCACGGCCCGCACGCTACGGCGTAGCCTGGTCCGCGTACGAGCGTGAACACGGGAGCCCGGCGCGCGGGCTGAGAGGGGACCAAGTCGCGGTCCCGACCGTCGAACCTGATCCGGGTCATGCCGGCGCAGGGAGTGGGGTGACGTCGAACCATGATCGGACATGCGACCGGACGCCTGGTCGTCCCCGGAGCCGGGGTCATCGGGCTCGCGGTGGCCCGGGCGGCCGCGCAGGACGGCTGGCGGGTGACGCTCGTCGACCCGGCACCGGCCAGCGGGGCCTCCTGGGTGGCCGGCGGGATGCTGGCCCCGGTGACCGAGGCCTGGCCCGGCGAGGAGGACCTGCTCGCACTCGGGCTCGACTCGGTGGCCCGGTGGCCGCTGTTCGCGGCCGCGGTGTCCGCCGACGCCGGGTTCGACGCCGGGCTGCACCCGGAGGGCACCGTCGTCGCGGCGACCGGCTCCGGGGACCGTGCCGAGCTGCACGCGCTCGCCGACCACCTCGACTCCCTCGGCCGTCCGGTGCAGCGGCTGACCGGCCGTGAGCTGCGCCGGCTGGAGCCGGCGATCGGGCCGGACGTCCGGGGCGGCATCTCGGTACCCGGCGACCCGTCGGTGGACAACCGCCGGTTGCTGGCGGCGTTGCGTGCCGCGTGCGACCGGGCCGGGGTGGCCGTCGACACCCGGGCGGTGGCGGCGGTGGTGGACGACGGGACCGCCGTGACCGGCGTCCGGCTGGGCGACGGCGGTGAGATCCGCGCGGACGCGGTGGTCGTCGCCGCCGGTGCGCACTCCCCGGAGCTGCACCCGGCGCTCGCCGGGCTGGTCCGGCCGGTGAAGGGCGAGATCCTGCGGCTGGCGCACCGGCCCGGGGCGCTCCCGCCGCCGGAGCGGACGGTGCGGGCGCTGGTCGACGGGCGCCCGGTGTACGCCGTCCCGCGCGCGGTACCCGGCCACGGTGACCTGGTGGTCGGCGCGACGACGGCGGAGAACGGGTTCGACACCACGGTCACCGTCGGCGGGGTCCGGGACCTGCTGCGCGACGCCGAGCGGGTCCTCCCGGGGATCGCGGAGTACGCACTGGTCGAGGCGGTGGCGGGACTGCGTCCCGGCAGCCGGGACAACCTGCCGCTGATCGGCCGGATCGGGCCGGAGGGGCTGGTCGCGGCGACCGGCCACGGCCGCAACGGCATGCTGCTCGTGCCGGTGACCGCGGCGGCCGTCGTCGCGGCGCTGCGCGGCGACGCCGTGCCCGACGCCGCCCGTCCGGCGGACCCGCGGCGGGTCGAACCGGCCGCGGTGGAGAGGAGCTGAGGATGCGGATCGTGCTGAACGGGAAGGACCACGAGGTCCCCGATGGGGCCGATCTCGCCGGCGTGCTGGCCGCGGCCGGGCTGCCGGAGCGCGGGGTGGCGGTCGCGGTGGACGGCGAGGTCGTCCCGCGGGCGGCCTGGGCCACGACGACCCCGGCGGACGGCGCGCGGGTCGAGGTGCTGACCGCGGTACAGGGAGGATGACGATGGACAAGCTCGCGTTCGGGGACCACCTGTTCGACTCCCGCCTGGTCATGGGCACCGGGGGTGCGGCGAACCTGGAGATCCTGCAGCGGGCGCTGGTCGCGTCCGGCACCGAGCTGACGACGGTCGCGCTGCGCCGGGTCGACGTCGAGGGCGGGACCGGGCTGCTGGACCTGTTGCGCACGCTCGGCATCCGGATCCTGCCGAACACGGCGGGCTGCCGGACCGCGGCCGAGGCCGTGCTCACCGCCCGGATGGCGCGCGAGGCGCTGGAGACCGACCTGGTCAAGCTCGAGGTCGTCGCGGACGAGCGGACCCTGCTGCCGGACCCGGTCGAGCTGCTCGACGCCGCCGAGCAGCTCGTCGACGACGGCTTCACCGTGCTGCCCTACACCAACGACGACCCGGTGCTCGCCCGGAAGCTGGAGCAGGCCGGGTGCGCGGCCGTCATGCCGCTGGGGTCGCCGATCGGCACCGGGCTGGGCATCCGGAACCCGCACAACATCGAGATGATCGTCGCCGCGGCCGGCGTCCCGGTCGTGCTCGACGCCGGGATCGGCACCGCGTCCGAGGCGGCGCTGGCGATGGAGCTGGGCTGCGACGCCGTGCTGCTCGCGACGGCGGTGACCAGGGCGGCGGATCCGGAGCGGATGGCGCGGGCGATGCGCCACGGCGTCGAGGCCGGGTGGGACGCCCGGCACGCCGGCCGGATCCCGCGCCGGTACTGGGCGCACGCCAGCTCCCCTGACCAGGACGGCTGACCCGCCGGTCACCGCCCGGGACGCAGCCCCAGGTCGCCGAGCTCGAGTGCGGCCAGCTCCCGGACGACGCCGGGATCGCCGGACCGCCAGGCCGCCGCCGGATCCGGCGCAATCCGGGTGAGCCGACGCACCGGGACCCTGGTGAGCGCACGCACCGCGAGCAGGTCGTCCGCCGTCCCTCGGGCGGCCACCGCGGAACCGGCCCGCCGGGCGTAACGCAGCCGCAGCGGCAGCCAGCCGAGGACCACCGGCAGCAGCATCAGCAGCGGTACGACGACGAGCGCCCCGGTCGCGAGCGCGCCGACCGTCTCGCCGTACTGCCGTCCGGCGTCGGCCAGGTCGGTGCCCGCCGCGGTCGCCGGGTCCAGGGCCCTGGCCAGGTCGGTGCCGACGAGCGGGATCGCCGACACCGCCCCGGAGACGCCGGTGAAGGCGTCGGTGACCCGGCCACCGGCCGCGACCAGTGACTCGCCGGGCCCGCGCAGGGCGGACAGGCCGTCGTGCGCGGCGATCCCGGCCAGCACCGCGAGCACCGCCCAGGCCAGGGCGACGAGGTCGGCGAGCACCTGCCGGGCGAGCCGTCCCGGGCGTTCCGCGT harbors:
- the thpD gene encoding ectoine hydroxylase, translated to MRADRYPTRVSGTPAFVDRAEPTVWGGRASAGMFGAQELDAHERDGFVGVPALLTADEVTEYQAELERLATDPDVRADERCVVEKSSDEVRSIFEVHRISDAIGRLVRDERVLSRARQILGSDVYVHQSRINYKPGLRGGGFYWHSDFETWHAEDGMPGPRAVSCSISLTDNHPFNGCLMIMPGSHRTFVSCVGRTPEDNHVSSLREQEAGTPDAGSISALAQRHGIAMMTGAAGAATFFDSNCMHGSGDNITPYPRSNIFLVFNSVENACGEPFAAPRPRPAHIGARDTTPVR
- the thiS gene encoding sulfur carrier protein ThiS, which encodes MRIVLNGKDHEVPDGADLAGVLAAAGLPERGVAVAVDGEVVPRAAWATTTPADGARVEVLTAVQGG
- a CDS encoding thiazole synthase, producing MDKLAFGDHLFDSRLVMGTGGAANLEILQRALVASGTELTTVALRRVDVEGGTGLLDLLRTLGIRILPNTAGCRTAAEAVLTARMAREALETDLVKLEVVADERTLLPDPVELLDAAEQLVDDGFTVLPYTNDDPVLARKLEQAGCAAVMPLGSPIGTGLGIRNPHNIEMIVAAAGVPVVLDAGIGTASEAALAMELGCDAVLLATAVTRAADPERMARAMRHGVEAGWDARHAGRIPRRYWAHASSPDQDG
- the thiE gene encoding thiamine phosphate synthase, translated to MRAVPDTDSRTGSRAARLARLQDARLYLCTDARTERGDLAAFADAALGGGVDVVQLRDKGGPQGPLEAAAELAALEILADACRRHGALLAVNDRADVALAAGADVLHLGQDDLPVHWARRVVGDEVLLGRSSHSAEETLRAAGEPGIDYFCAGPCWPTPTKPGRPAPGLDLVRTVAGRAPERPWFAIGGIDEQRLDEVLAAGAERIVVVRAITGAEDPGAAAARLRKRLPGGSGQFEEPSPS
- a CDS encoding DUF3159 domain-containing protein — encoded protein: MTPEGDPASRAPSPPDPGLSELLGGRAGAVDASVPVVAFALGWVVAGTAGSAFGVNWGAGAAIVAGAAVALWRLRQGRRPRAVLFGLAGVVVAAGVALLTGRASDFFLVQIVSNMGSALVWAISIVVRWPLLGVVLGTALGQRSRWRRDPDLLRGYQRASWAWVLQYVVRLAVFIPLWAADQVVLLALARTVLSPALVGLSLLVSWPLLRTALPGDHPGIRHPR
- the thiO gene encoding glycine oxidase ThiO; the protein is MIGHATGRLVVPGAGVIGLAVARAAAQDGWRVTLVDPAPASGASWVAGGMLAPVTEAWPGEEDLLALGLDSVARWPLFAAAVSADAGFDAGLHPEGTVVAATGSGDRAELHALADHLDSLGRPVQRLTGRELRRLEPAIGPDVRGGISVPGDPSVDNRRLLAALRAACDRAGVAVDTRAVAAVVDDGTAVTGVRLGDGGEIRADAVVVAAGAHSPELHPALAGLVRPVKGEILRLAHRPGALPPPERTVRALVDGRPVYAVPRAVPGHGDLVVGATTAENGFDTTVTVGGVRDLLRDAERVLPGIAEYALVEAVAGLRPGSRDNLPLIGRIGPEGLVAATGHGRNGMLLVPVTAAAVVAALRGDAVPDAARPADPRRVEPAAVERS
- a CDS encoding ectoine synthase, whose product is MIVRTLDEITDTERDVKSENGQWRSKRIVLANDKVGFSVHETTLEAGTINDFWYANHIEAVFITQGEGELYDKDNDVTYQLAPGSIYVLSGNERHQLRPKTQIKCVCVFNPPVTGREVHDENGVYPLVVED